In a single window of the Pseudodesulfovibrio profundus genome:
- the rsmD gene encoding 16S rRNA (guanine(966)-N(2))-methyltransferase RsmD: MRIVGGLYKGRKLKTCEGPGYRPATMKVRESIFSMLMARGVFFEDVRVIDMFAGSGSLGIECLSRGAETAWFVEKNKKAASLIRSNLKELKVPARNAKVVTKDLFSLLSSQPEKPFDLVFIDPPYGKDLLVPALEKALANGWIADDAFVLAEVESTVKAPDEGAVANMELITDREYGQTRILLWRK; the protein is encoded by the coding sequence ATGCGTATTGTTGGTGGTTTATATAAAGGTCGGAAGCTAAAGACCTGTGAAGGACCGGGGTACCGACCTGCAACCATGAAAGTCAGGGAATCAATATTCTCCATGCTCATGGCGCGGGGCGTTTTCTTTGAAGACGTGCGCGTCATAGACATGTTTGCAGGGAGCGGTAGCCTCGGTATTGAATGTTTGAGCCGAGGGGCGGAGACAGCCTGGTTTGTTGAAAAAAACAAAAAAGCTGCGTCGCTGATCCGAAGCAACCTCAAAGAACTGAAAGTCCCTGCTCGCAATGCAAAGGTTGTTACAAAAGACCTGTTTTCCTTGTTGAGCAGCCAGCCTGAAAAACCTTTTGACTTAGTTTTCATTGACCCGCCATACGGTAAGGATTTATTGGTTCCCGCTTTGGAAAAAGCTTTGGCCAATGGATGGATAGCAGATGACGCTTTTGTGTTGGCCGAAGTCGAAAGTACAGTGAAGGCTCCTGATGAAGGAGCTGTAGCGAATATGGAACTTATAACCGACCGTGAATACGGCCAGACCAGGATATTGTTATGGCGGAAGTGA
- the coaD gene encoding pantetheine-phosphate adenylyltransferase — MAEVNPKLAVYPGTFDPLTMGHVSLIRRGLKVFDKVILAVAESTPKKTLFSIEERLELAKEVFRDEPNLTIEPFNNLLIDYVEDKGAGVIMRGLRAVSDFEYEFQMALMNRKLEREIETVFMMTDFKWMYLSSTIVKEVAKYGGDVCGLVPGPVVKALQVKYGMKFGCGSKE, encoded by the coding sequence ATGGCGGAAGTGAACCCCAAGTTGGCAGTCTATCCCGGAACGTTTGACCCTTTGACAATGGGACATGTCAGCCTCATTCGACGCGGGCTGAAAGTCTTTGATAAAGTTATATTGGCAGTGGCAGAGAGTACCCCCAAGAAAACGCTGTTTTCCATTGAGGAGCGACTGGAGCTTGCCAAGGAAGTGTTCAGAGATGAGCCCAACCTGACTATCGAGCCTTTTAACAACCTCTTGATTGATTACGTGGAGGATAAAGGCGCCGGTGTAATAATGAGAGGGCTGAGGGCTGTCTCGGACTTCGAGTACGAATTTCAGATGGCGTTGATGAACCGAAAACTCGAGCGAGAGATCGAGACGGTGTTCATGATGACCGACTTCAAATGGATGTACCTCAGTTCCACCATAGTCAAGGAAGTGGCTAAATATGGTGGCGATGTTTGCGGGCTTGTCCCCGGTCCTGTAGTTAAAGCTCTTCAGGTCAAATATGGCATGAAGTTTGGCTGTGGGTCCAAGGAGTAG
- the sixA gene encoding phosphohistidine phosphatase SixA — translation MLIHLMQHGASLPKELDAHQPLSPLGREQVTKSAKAAKILGLRFELIIASRKTRSQQTAEIIAKHTGYPVRRIEISDSVKAMADPLKAIAFLREYNGLDSIFIAGHLPSLAQIASYLLVGSDKMNLSITNGGLMQIDYSFSEKAGQLNWALSPSQLALIAED, via the coding sequence ATGCTTATACACCTCATGCAGCACGGAGCCTCATTACCAAAGGAACTCGATGCCCATCAGCCGCTCAGCCCCCTCGGGCGAGAGCAGGTGACCAAATCAGCAAAGGCAGCCAAGATTCTCGGCCTGAGATTTGAACTGATTATCGCCAGTCGCAAAACACGCTCTCAACAGACGGCCGAGATCATTGCAAAACACACAGGATATCCAGTACGCCGCATTGAAATCTCGGACTCCGTCAAAGCAATGGCTGATCCATTGAAAGCCATTGCATTCTTACGAGAATACAATGGCTTGGATTCCATCTTCATTGCCGGACACCTGCCGTCACTCGCTCAAATCGCATCATACCTTCTTGTGGGTAGCGATAAAATGAACTTGAGCATCACCAATGGCGGATTAATGCAGATTGATTATTCTTTTTCTGAAAAGGCGGGCCAACTCAACTGGGCGCTCTCCCCTTCACAGTTAGCCCTTATAGCCGAGGATTAA
- the miaA gene encoding tRNA (adenosine(37)-N6)-dimethylallyltransferase MiaA, with translation MSEAPPIVCILGPTGTGKTAAAIAVSRRIPASVINFDSRQVYADFPLITAQPDAEEQAACPHLLYGFLPTEEKMNAARFIDLAMRTIDEVRAEGRLPILVGGTGLYLRSLLSGIAPIPEIPTDIRESVLERVRLEGPQKLHAELDSVDPDYAAKIHPNDSQRNARAAEVYLATGHTMTWWHTNSEHKAAPYTSLKIGVSIELNTLEPKLAQRIDAMIAGGALDEARSAMARNADPAAPGWTGIGCAEVLGYLRDEYTLEEAKKLWIKNTRAYAKRQITWFKKEENINWFSPGENDAIADLVETWIRDRG, from the coding sequence ATGAGTGAGGCGCCGCCGATCGTTTGCATACTTGGCCCTACGGGGACAGGTAAGACTGCCGCAGCCATAGCTGTTTCTCGTCGCATACCTGCCAGCGTGATCAATTTCGATTCACGACAGGTCTATGCTGACTTCCCTCTTATCACCGCCCAGCCCGATGCAGAGGAGCAGGCAGCCTGTCCGCACTTGCTGTATGGTTTTCTTCCTACTGAGGAAAAAATGAATGCTGCCCGCTTCATCGATCTTGCCATGCGCACTATTGATGAAGTCCGAGCAGAGGGCCGTTTGCCGATACTGGTTGGTGGAACCGGGTTGTATTTGCGCTCGCTGTTGAGTGGCATTGCCCCAATTCCAGAAATACCGACAGATATTCGAGAGTCGGTCCTTGAAAGGGTACGGCTTGAGGGGCCGCAAAAGCTGCATGCCGAATTGGATTCGGTAGACCCTGATTATGCTGCAAAGATCCACCCGAATGACTCACAGCGAAATGCGAGAGCAGCTGAAGTGTATTTGGCAACCGGTCATACTATGACATGGTGGCACACAAATAGTGAACACAAGGCGGCGCCATATACCTCTTTGAAAATAGGTGTGAGCATCGAACTGAATACCCTGGAGCCGAAGCTGGCTCAACGGATAGATGCGATGATTGCCGGGGGTGCGCTTGATGAAGCCCGCTCTGCAATGGCAAGGAATGCTGATCCTGCCGCTCCCGGCTGGACAGGAATCGGATGTGCCGAAGTCCTGGGCTATTTGCGTGATGAGTATACCTTGGAAGAAGCCAAGAAGCTTTGGATCAAGAATACTCGAGCTTATGCCAAAAGACAGATCACATGGTTCAAGAAAGAAGAAAACATTAATTGGTTTTCTCCTGGCGAAAATGACGCCATAGCTGATCTAGTCGAAACCTGGATCAGGGACAGAGGTTAA